Proteins co-encoded in one Plasmodium sp. gorilla clade G2 genome assembly, chromosome: 9 genomic window:
- a CDS encoding bacterial histone-like protein, with product MYVILYCVLFIFQVVYSRRAFINVHKNNIINNKLSVNNPYNKNALYQSSSKIPMSQAITKKQIIEEVSMETKENKKTVEKIMNGIFDNIYKHLENNEKIYIHKFGMFYNIFRKKRCIKNLRTKEDIEIESSHMPHFKFSKVFKELIKQNVKVKKGKGVSTNDNDLDEDDINMDNINESFKENVNEKLIY from the exons atgtatgtaatattatattgtgtcctttttatatttcaagtTGTTTATTCACGTCGAGCTTTTATCAATGTtcataagaataatataatcaaTAACAAACTTAGCGTTAACAATCCTTACAATAAAAATGCTTTATATCAGAGTTCTTCTAAAATACCCATGTCACAG GCGATTACAAAGAAGCAAATAATAGAAGAAGTTTCAATGGaaacaaaagaaaacaaaaagacTGTTGAAAAGATAATGAATGGgatatttgataatatatataaacatttagagaataatgaaaagatatatatacacaaatTTGGAATgttttataacatttttagaaaaaaaagatgtataaaaaatttgaGAACTAAAGAAGATATTGAAATAGAAAGTAGTCACATGCCtcattttaaattttcaaaAGTTTTTAAGGagttaataaaacaaaatgtaaaggttaaaaaaggaaaaggaGTTAGTACCAATGATAATGATTTGGATgaagatgatataaatatggataatattaatgaaagTTTTAAGGAAAATGTAAATGAAAagttaatttattaa
- a CDS encoding replication protein A1, small fragment — translation MSENDLLFRISQITTYVSKWIIKAKVVNKTKLSTFKNNNSFFSIDVTDVHGDSISCKFWGSSADKWFNAIELKKVYIFSKGRVSIANPKYNTVKHKYELTFNEDSEIHEVKDDGEIKIQKKISLVNLRDIKIATKETPFTADLIGIVKHIGTVSNLKTKQGNDIAKQNIIIVDDTKHSFEISFWDSNVNLIKEEIVENEIYIFTNINIRNWNDMKNGTFGVTSSIEKMENLNEELQAKCAKISQWYNNSGKYEQFTNMRNILSNDVTQIPDKHYAISDISDVLSKISGTYTLIGRIKRIYWKSKENEHRFYYPACMKCKKKLLSSGHDNNMDNEIDNQEEDSIVYSCMNCDENNVKPFYNYTFNFLFMDFSGSIILRAFSDEGFNLLGKKAEELKNLDEDTLDYLFNYDFLYKEYKIVVRVNQKAYNGIERVNFTAMKIFPLKPTDITPLLTEIQLLIANNNDNSHRAKRSLNDDTNDSKKQKL, via the exons ATGAGTGAGAACGA TTTATTATTTCGTATTAGTCAAATTACTACATACGTTAGCAAATGGATAATAAAAGCCAAGGTAGTAAATAAAACTAAACTTTCTACTTTCAAAAACAATAACAGTTTCTTCAGTATAGATGTCACAGATGTACATGGAGATTCAATATCTTGTAAGTTCTGGGGTAGTTCTGCAGATAAATGGTTTAATGCTATTGAATTAAAGAAggtgtatatattttctaaagGTAGAGTGTCTATAGCAAATCCCAAATACAATACAGTAAAACATAAATACGAATTAACATTTAATGAAGATAGTGAAATACATGAAGTGAAAGATGATGGAGAAATAAAGattcaaaagaaaatatCTCTAGTGAATTTAAGGGATATCAAAATAGCTACAAAAGAAACACCATTTACAGCTGATTTAATAGGTATAGTTAAACATATAGGAACAGTAAGtaatttaaaaacaaaacaagGTAATGATATAgctaaacaaaatattattatagttGACGATACAAAACATTCTTTTGAAATATCATTTTGGGATTCTAAtgttaatttaataaaagaagaaattgtagaaaatgaaatatatatatttactaatattaatataagaaattGGAATGATATGAAAAATGGTACATTTGGTGTTACTAGTTCTAtagaaaaaatggaaaatttAAATGAGGAATTACAAGCCAAATGCGCTAAAATATCACAGTGGTATAATAATAGTGgtaaatatgaacaatttaCTAATATgagaaatattttatctaaTGATGTTACACAAATTCCAGATAAACATTATGCTATAAGTGATATTAGTGATGTGTTATCTAAAATATCAGGTACATATACACTTATAGGGagaattaaaagaatatattggAAAAGTAAAGAAAATGAACACAGATTTTATTATCCTGCTTGCatgaaatgtaaaaaaaaacttttatCAAGTGgacatgataataatatggataatgAAATTGATAATCAAGAAGAAGATAGTATTGTTTATTCTTGTATGAACtgtgatgaaaataatgttaaaccattttataattatacttttaatttcttatttATGGACTTTTCAGGATCTATTATATTAAGAGCTTTTTCAGATGAAGGATTTAATTTATTAGGAAAAAAAGcagaagaattaaaaaatctaGATGAAGATACACtagattatttatttaattatgatttcttatataaagaatataaaattgtTGTTAGAGTTAATCAAAAAGCTTATAATGGTATAGAAAGAGTTAATTTTACAGCTATGAAAATATTCCCACTTAAACCTACAGATATCACACCTCTATTGACAGAAATACAACTACTTATAGCAAATAACAATGATAATTCACATAGAGCTAAGAGGTCATTGAACGATGATACTAACGACTCCAAAAAACAGAaactataa
- a CDS encoding copper-transporting ATPase has protein sequence MAKLSLTINNVDDNLKRKIKKAKFEGVEDLKLKNRKLTISYNPKVVDSYGVIERIKHLDINGDILKDDTDISSKKGSSFIFSMYKEEIEDENVVKKTNIFDNNENMQNIHNNIDNNNNNNLYGVNDRYNYDKIIYNDNNEDNNFDQVYDINNRVNNYSYPNGEDLYEQLDNAYENKNYEENYQNYEMSSQNYKENYQNYKVSSQNYKDNYQNYKENYQNYKDNYQNNDENYKPYGEDYQNCNVSEKNENINSNYNSTNNKGELYDINYYPNQVEKVEESEGVEENRKSSKFSVLNLFNNIKKAKDKKKMKKELKKDYLNEDYNNLDKSILLSNDTYKDVENKNYNNSNDIYNSNNNYYYDYNEDKLKKKNFNFRDYESYRDKQNIYICELKIYNMTCDNCGKKIINFLKDKKLILEGNSYATENKIKLKIDISSDIISCNNNVKMFVNTIMNEIKESGFNNDLLDLYKDDKNRCNLSEITLYIYRDDIIKSYKLLKDIKGISNVEYDLKKEYIYFLYDPELVGIRYILEILKKKKNVDAYYDEDKEKYFRSSQNNETNNTWKLIELSICIFISIIIIVLNNYQMNMGSMNSFYSYTKNNFNNSNKIHKDNIKHPSVYNNIGKGTIVDQPTLDIYFEKVKNQEMLNEYINRNSRRDGKGTFFINSNFKFNKKNKDSDVNRKLVNDNIKKGQILSDKENQSMEYNNTVNMVIERVNTSHYNNQKGHKDYPLDNGNNVSKYIEHRNSDNMRKNYLLNEKDDDDDNNNNEQNLNNNNGYNKDDNYDEEHYDLIPIDDFKKKNDISEKQPDNKKGDNTKNTYSRFRKHDNTNIKNNNNKNDSDENKEDNNIDGIYILKQKDNKRKIIKGEEENKDNFILKGVERNDEKVETEMSDNFSNNEEKSDNKNSNEKNHKNYNSLKKKEKEHDSSNDEDNANDKFLKKKKRKEENNVDSENMESVGILKKKDEKDIEKTNDANNIGDIVLKKKERKEENNEDEENVEGASLLKKKENEDNENTNDVNNVGDIILKKKEKKDDIKENEENMESASFLKKEKKDNEKTNVANNVGDIVFKKKERKDDNKENGENMEGASLLKKKEKKDDNKENGENMEGAILLKKEKKDNNKGNGENMEGASLLKKKENKDNENTNDANNVGDIVLKKKERKEENNEDEENKEVASLMKKENKDNENTNDANNIGDIVLKKKERKDENNEDEENKDNENMNDENNESDHFLKKKERKDENNEDEENKDNENMNDENYESDHFLKKKEEEYNNSPNEKNEENENFLKKKENADNKNTNSQDKQNVILVKNKKKKDDKNSKEENDESDNFLKKKVKTEDKNTNDQNKQDDIFLKNKQNEHVKSSHGKDNQNDDTFLKKKKIKDENDNSKEGENVSVLMLCKKEDGNKATNKKCDTNKSNDTIDEGNLLVSKEGDDKDKHDDKHSKNEENQNNSYDETEEDNFLIKMKTEKDENNTKDEKENIDMRKNKNIEISNEENNDTYKNEKNFMNKNNTYNNSHNSEENEESHFSFNTLFYKLANYSIYLDMDKKIVQSSSLRLFFIFVLSSFIYIYYGFSFVMNGYKNLKNNMINMNVLISISSSFSYFYSLLLLLFCLIFSIDINGIPLYFDSSALLICIMKFGCEIENFLVSFSKKKMEDLYESTAKNVYVLEKKNRYNQEEEGKFNSNIKIKSMSNISKVFGKDNNSNSIIANNQINSNDILQSVGKENIKVDTLKSNLSFSTSSFFLSNQFLYEDEEINKILSEDMDININDYNINSYPVQFIQKNDILIFYEGATLLIDGIKINKGISCVDESMISGEKNVIKKYKGDKVYAGSKCVEGVVIIYVKDISKGNYIEYVKKTLDEINCKKTNLQLYADKIASIFIPFILILCIVVFFIWFILTFFDIVNIKKENYFKLNRFLSCVFFSVHFSLSILCVACPCAVGLASPLSIAISSYICSSIGIIIKNINIFEIFLECKHFIFDKTGTLTVGKPVVNKIYISNNIDLFIDQLLKNKSGNNLSVSFNDNKNSNLPALDRVKNDEKKAKKMNNNMKDNVNNLYSTVYSINDQPSNGYHRYVNNLDEQVLEGDKNMMKNNTLNFVEKFSCSNKNVSFYSFTTEKEYFKIEIKKTSRNKDKVKKKKKRNIKNETRNNYDGSSLSGDKNYEDDQNDNNVSNSCMNEKKSILNSIVSFITDNNKKNKYNKILDNTLKEHFINNSDNYFSSNDDSYYSETTSNENEYNKYNNIRGSNNIMDGNDNLENMSSPLEEENSYMEKSSNWLYLFLSLSLNIEKYSNHLFATSINTYINNNFSINEVFDVNNLKNEKNQGISCIINDLTITIGTLFFCYTKYKNIYCNKVPIVEEKLTVKSMERHIYSCDCNVHKTYQYLYSYSNSKKNESNNIIFMCIEGIVVGFYTLVDNIKPEVFELINFLKREKKKVYVCTGDNYMNALYISKILGIRKENVSSNTLPLEKVQFVKKVQSMNDGKVCMIGDGINDCFALKTADLGLSLCTRTNVVMDSADACIVDNNINVIIKLFEISRKTLLVIKFNFLFSFFINIFFILLASGAFYSLNYVFSPFLFTFLMFCSSIIVILSSLSLKLLLKDI, from the exons ATGGCTAAATTGTCATTAACTATTAACAATGTTGATGATAATTTAAAGCGCAAGATTAAGAAGGCAAAATTTGAGGGTGTTGAGGATCTGAAACTTAAAAATAGAAAGCTTACCATTTCGTATAATCCTAAGGTTGTGGATTCTTATGGTGTAATTGAACGTATAAAACATTTAGATATTAATGGTGACATTTTAAAGGATGATACTGATATAAGTAGTAAAAAAGGAAgtagttttattttttcaatgtATAAGGAAGAAATAGAAGACGAAAATGTTGTTAAGAAGACgaatatatttgataataatgagaatatgcaaaatatacataataatatcgataataataataataataatttatatggtGTAAATGATAGATATAATTAcgataaaattatttataatgataataatgaagataacAATTTTGATCAGGTATacgatataaataatagggttaataattattcttatcCAAATGGTGAAGATCTCTATGAACAACTTGATAATGcctatgaaaataaaaattatgaagagaattatcaaaattatGAAATGAGTTCTCAAAATTATAAAGAgaattatcaaaattataaagTGAGTTcacaaaattataaagataattatcaaaattataaagagaattatcaaaattataaagataattatcaaaataatgatgagaATTATAAACCTTATGGGGAGGATTATCAAAATTGTAATGTGtctgaaaaaaatgaaaatataaattcaaaTTATAATAGCACAAATAATAAAGGAGAATTATATGATATCAATTATTATCCTAATCAAGTCGAAAAGGTTGAAGAATCAGAAGGTGTAGAAGAAAATAGGAAAAGTAGTAAATTTAGcgttttaaatttatttaataatattaaaaaagcaaaggataagaaaaaaatgaagaaggaACTGAAAAaagattatttaaatgaagattataataatttagataagagtattttattatctaatGATACGTATAAGGATGTCgagaataaaaattataataatagtaatgatatttataatagtaataataattattattatgattataatgaagataagttgaagaaaaagaatttcAATTTCAGAGACTATGAAAGTTATAGagataaacaaaatatttacatttgtgaattaaaaatttataatatgacTTGTGATAATTGTggaaagaaaattataaactTCTTAAAAGATAAGAAATTAATTTTAGAAGGAAATAGTTATGCtacagaaaataaaataaaattaaaaatagatatatcATCTGATATTATATcctgtaataataatgtaaaaatGTTTGTTAATACAATTATgaatgaaataaaagaaagtggatttaataatgatttattaGATCTTTATAAAGATGATAAGAATCGTTGTAATTTATCTGaaataacattatatatatatagagatgatataataaaatcatataagttattaaaagatattaaAGGTATTAGTAATGTAGAATATGATTTAaagaaagaatatatttactttttatatGACCCTGAACTTGTTGGAATACGTTATATTTtagaaattttaaaaaaaaaaaaaaatgttgatgcttattatgatgaagataaagaaaaatattttagaaGTAGTCAAAATaatgaaacaaataatacCTGGAAATTAATCGAATTGtctatttgtatttttataagtattatcattattgtttTGAATAATTACCAAATGAATATGGGATCTATGAATagtttttattcttatacaaaaaataatttcaataatagtaataaaattCATAAGGATAATATCAAGCATCCTTCTGTTTATAACAATATAGGAAAAGGTACTATTGTTGATCAACCAacattagatatatattttgaaaaggTAAAAAATCAAGAGAtgttaaatgaatatattaatagaaaTAGTCGTCGTGATGGGAAGggaacattttttattaattcaaattttaaatttaataagaaaaataaggATTCTGATGTAAATAGAAAATTagtaaatgataatataaagaaaggGCAAATTTTAAGTGATAAAGAAAATCAGAGTatggaatataataatactgtCAATATGGTAATTGAACGGGTAAATACAAGTCATTATAATAACCAAAAAGGTCATAAGGACTATCCATTAGATAATGGGAATAATGTgtctaaatatatagaacatAGAAATTCAGATAATATGAgaaagaattatttattgaatgaaaaagatgatgatgatgataataataataacgaacaaaatcttaataataataatggctACAATAAggatgataattatgatgagGAACATTATGATCTTATCCCCATTGAtgatttcaaaaaaaaaaacgataTATCAGAAAAACAAccagataataaaaaaggtgataatacaaaaaatacatattctCGTTTTAGGAAACATGATAATACTAATATAaagaacaataataataaaaatgactccgatgaaaataaagaagataataatatagatggcatatatattcttaaacaaaaggataataaaagaaaaattattaaaggtGAAGaggaaaataaagataattttatattgaaAGGAGTAGAAAGGAATGATGAAAAGGTTGAAACTGAAATGAGTGATAATTTTTCGAATAATGAGGAAAAGtcagataataaaaattcaaatgaaaaaaatcataagaattataattctttgaaaaaaaaagaaaaggagcATGACAGTTCAAATGATGAGGATAATGCAAATGAtaaatttttgaaaaaaaagaaaagaaaagaggAAAATAATGTAGATTCAGAAAATATGGAAAGCGTTGGCATATTGAAGAAGAAGGATGAGAAAGATATTGAAAAAACAAATGACGCAAATAATATTGGTGATATTGTTTTGAAGAAAAAGGAAAGGAAAGaggaaaataatgaagatgaagaaaatgtGGAAGGTGCTAGCTTATTgaagaagaaagaaaatgaagataatgaaAACACAAATGACGTAAATAATGTTGgtgatattattttgaagaaaaaggaaaagaaagATGATATTAaggaaaatgaagaaaatatggaAAGTGCTAGCTTTTTGAAGAAGGAAAAGAAAGATAATGAAAAGACCAATGTTGCAAATAATGTGGGTGATATtgtttttaagaaaaaagaaaggaaGGATGATAATAAGGAAAATGGAGAAAATATGGAAGGTGCAAGCTTATTgaagaagaaagaaaagaaagatGATAATAAGGAAAATGGAGAAAATATGGAAGGCGCTATATTATTGAAGAAGGAAaagaaagataataataagggAAATGGGGAAAATATGGAAGGCGCTAGCTTATTGAAGAAGAAGGAAAACaaagataatgaaaatacaaaTGACGCAAATAATGTTGGTGATATTGTTTTGaagaaaaaggaaagaaaggaggaaaataatgaagatgaagaaaataaggAAGTCGCTAGCTTAATGAAGAaggaaaataaagataatgaaaatacaaaTGACGCAAATAATATTGGTGATATTGTTTTGAAGAAAAAGGAAAGGAAGGACGAAAATAAcgaagatgaagaaaataaagataatgaaaatatgaatgaCGAAAATAATGAGAGTGATCATTTTTTGAAGAAAAAGGAAAGGAAGGACGAAAATAAcgaagatgaagaaaataaagataatgaaaatatgaatgaCGAAAATTATGAGAGTGATCATTTTTTGAAGAAAAAGGAAGAGGAATATAATAACAGtccaaatgaaaaaaatgaagagaatgaaaattttctaaaaaaaaaggaaaatgctgataataaaaatacaaatagcCAAGATAAGCAAAATGTTATTTTggtaaaaaacaaaaaaaagaaggatgataaaaattccaaggaagaaaatgatgaaagTGATAATTTTCTGAAGAAGAAAGTAAAAACAgaagataaaaatacaaatgatcAAAATAAGCAagatgatatttttttaaaaaataaacaaaatgaacATGTCAAAAGTTCACATGGTAAAGATAACCAAAATGATGATACAtttttgaagaaaaaaaaaataaaagatgagAATGATAATTCTAAAGAGGGAGAAAATGTTAGTGTGCTAATGTTATGTAAAAAAGAAGATGGAAATAAAGCCACAAATAAAAAGTGTGATACAAATAAATCAAATGATACCATAGATGAAGGAAACCTTCTGGTGAGTAAAGAAGGAGACGATAAGGATAAACACGACGATAAACATAGTAAGAATGaagaaaatcaaaataacTCATATGACGAAACAGAAGAAGATAATTTTTTGATTAAGATGAAAACAGAAAAAGATGAAAACAATACGAaggatgaaaaagaaaatatagatatgaggaaaaataagaatattgaAATAAgcaatgaagaaaataatgatacatataaaaatgaaaaaaattttatgaataaaaataatacttaTAATAATTCACATAATagtgaagaaaatgaagaatctcatttttcttttaatacgTTATTTTACAAATTAGCTAATTATAGTATTTATTTAGATATGGACAAAAAAATTGTTCAAAGTTCCTCATTaagattattttttatttttgtattaagttcttttatatatatatattatggatTTAGTTTTGTCATGAATGGATATAAGaatttaaagaataatatgattaatatGAATGTTTTAATTTCAATTAGTTCctctttttcatatttttattctttattacttttattattttgtttaattttttcaattgATATAAATGGTATtcctttatattttgattcaTCAGCATTGTTGATCTGTATTATGAAATTTGGGTGTGAAATAGAAAACTTTCTAGTTAGtttttccaaaaaaaaaatggaggATTTATATGAAAGTACGgcaaaaaatgtatatgtattagagaaaaaaaatagatataatCAAGAGGAGGAAGGGAAatttaatagtaatataaaaataaaaagtatgTCTAATATAAGTAAGGTATTTGGGAAAGACAATAATAGCAATAGTATAATAGCaaataatcaaataaatagTAATGATATTCTTCAATCTGtaggaaaagaaaatataaaagttgATACTTTAAAAAGTAATTTATCCTTTTCAACTAGTTCCTTTTTTCTATCAAAccaatttttatatgaagatgaagaaataaataaaattttatcagAAGATatggatataaatataaatgattataatataaatagttaCCCTGTTCAgtttattcaaaaaaacgatatattaatattttatgaagGGGCAACATTATTAATTGATggtataaaaattaataaaggaATTTCTTGTGTTGATGAAAGTATGATAAGTGgtgaaaaaaatgttattaaaaaatataaaggagACAAAGTATATGCAGGTTCAAAATGTGTTGAAggagtagtaataatatatgttaagGATATATCTAAAGGAAATTATATtgaatatgtaaaaaaaacattagaTGAAATAAATTGTAAGAAAACTAATTTACAATTATATGCAGATAAAATAGCTAGTATTTTTATACctttcatattaatattatgtattgtTGTATTTTTCATTTGGTTTATTTTAACATTCTTTGATatagtaaatataaaaaaagagaattattttaaattaaatcgTTTTCTTtcatgtgtttttttttctgtacatttttcattatctatattatgtGTGGCATGTCCATGTGCAGTTGGTTTGGCTAGTCCTTTATCGATAGCTATAAGTTCTTATATATGTAGTAGTATTggaataattataaagaatattaatatttttgaaattttCTTAGAATGTAAgcattttatatttgataaaaCAGGCACATTAACAGTAGGAAAACCAGtagtaaataaaatatacatttcaaataatattgatttGTTTATTGATcagttattaaaaaataaatcaggAAATAATTTATCTGTAAgttttaatgataataaaaattcaaatCTTCCCGCCTTGGATCGTGTAAAAAATGATGAGAAAAAAGCAAAAAagatgaataataatatgaaagataatgtaaataatttatatagcACAGTTTATTCCATAAATGATCAACCATCAAATGGTTATCATAGATATGTGAATAATTTAGATGAACAAGTATTAGAAGGAGAcaaaaatatgatgaaaaataatacCCTAAATTTTGTTGAAAAATTTTCATGTTCTAATAAAAATGTGAGCTTTTACTCTTTCACTACGGAAAAGGAATATTTCAAaatagaaattaaaaaaacatcaagaaataaagataaagttaaaaaaaaaaaaaaaagaaatataaaaaatgaaacaagaaataattatgatggaAGTTCTTTAAGTGgagataaaaattatgaagatGATCAAAATGATAACAATGTTTCCAATAGTTGTATGAATGAAAAGAAATCCATTTTAAATAGCATAGTTTCATTTATTACagacaataataaaaaaaataaatataacaaaatattagATAATACCTTAAAGgaacattttattaataactcagataattatttttcatcAAATGATGATTCATATTATAGTGAAACTACTAgtaatgaaaatgaatataacaaatataataatatacgaggatcaaataatataatggatggaaatgataatttagaaaatatgTCTTCACCtttagaagaagaaaattcaTATATGGAAAAAAGTAGTAATTGGCTATATCTCTTTTTAAGTTTAAGtttaaatattgaaaaatatagtAATCATTTATTTGCTACTtctattaatacatatataaataataatttttctattaATGAAGTATTTGatgttaataatttaaagaaTGAAAAGAATCAAGGCATTAGttgtataataaatgatCTAACAATAACTATTggtactttatttttttgttatactaaatataaaaatatatattgtaataaaGTACCAATTGTTGAAGAAAAATTAACAGTTAAAAGTATGGAAagacatatatattcatGTGATTGTAATGTTCATAAAACATATCAGTATTTATATAGCTATTCGAatagtaaaaaaaatgaaagtaataacataatttttatgtgtatTGAAGGAATTGTCGTTGGATTTTATACTCTAGTAGACAACATTAAACCTGAGGTTTTTGAGCTAATCAATTTCTTGAAGAGAGAGAAGAAAAAGGTATATGTCTGTACAGGTGACAATTATATGAATGCTCTTTATATATCTAAAATATTAGGTATCAGAAAGGAAAACGTATCTTCTAATACATTACCCTTAGAAAAGGTTCAATTTGTGAAGAAAGTTCAATCAATGAATGACG gAAAAGTTTGTATGATTGGAGATGGAATAAATGACTGTTTTGCCTTAAAGACGGCTGACCTAGGTTTATCCTTATGTACTAGAACTAATGTTGTTATGGATAGTGCTGATGCTTGTAttgttgataataatataaatgtgataataaaattatttgaaataaGTAGAAAAACCTTATtagtaataaaatttaatttcctcttttctttttttattaatatattttttatattattggcTAGTGGAGCTTTTTATTCTTTGAATTATGTTTTTTCTCCTTTCCTTTTTACATTCCTAATGTTTTGTAGTTCCATTAtagttatattatcatcactttCATTAAAATT GCTTCTCAAGGATATATGA